A stretch of Myxococcus hansupus DNA encodes these proteins:
- a CDS encoding esterase/lipase family protein, protein MSGKHRVYLVPGFFGFINLGELIYFGHALDYLKEELARREVESEVIIVLSHPTASIRTRTADLLKAVQETASGDDGPIHLIGHSTGGLDSRLFVSPGAQVAEGVDLESFAKRVRTVTTVSTPHAGTPLATFFMGLFGQRILKLLSLFTVYVLRFGRLPLRVVFRFGHLLARADDNLGWKPTLLDQLYDQLLGDFSSERRDAVSKFLSDVGNDTSLIPQLTPEGIDLFNASTLDRPGVRYGSVVTQARPPSLRTRMAAGLDPYAQLTHTIYALTYGQTQRMPLTALPLHTPAQTAALVQAYGAMPGPTACDGIVPTRSQVHGRVLTAVRADHLDAIGHFDQPAHQPPHVDWLISGSGFRRPQFEATWKTIVDFLLEDEPPRVKAP, encoded by the coding sequence ATGTCCGGCAAGCATCGCGTCTACCTCGTCCCCGGGTTTTTCGGCTTCATCAACCTGGGCGAGCTCATCTACTTCGGCCACGCCCTGGACTACCTGAAGGAGGAGCTGGCCCGCCGTGAAGTGGAATCCGAGGTCATCATCGTCCTCTCCCACCCCACGGCCTCCATCCGCACGCGCACCGCGGACCTGTTGAAAGCCGTGCAGGAGACGGCGTCCGGGGACGACGGGCCCATCCACCTCATCGGCCACTCCACGGGCGGCCTGGACTCACGGCTGTTCGTCAGCCCCGGCGCGCAGGTGGCCGAGGGCGTGGACCTGGAGTCCTTCGCGAAGCGCGTGCGCACCGTGACGACGGTGTCCACGCCCCACGCGGGCACGCCCCTGGCCACGTTCTTCATGGGCCTGTTCGGCCAGCGCATCCTCAAGCTGCTGTCGCTCTTCACCGTATACGTGCTGCGCTTCGGGCGGCTGCCGCTGCGCGTGGTGTTCCGCTTCGGACATCTGCTGGCGCGCGCGGATGACAACCTCGGGTGGAAGCCCACGCTGCTGGACCAGCTCTATGACCAGCTCCTGGGAGACTTCTCCTCGGAGCGCCGCGACGCGGTGTCCAAGTTCCTGAGCGACGTGGGCAACGACACCTCGCTGATTCCGCAGCTCACGCCCGAAGGCATCGACCTGTTCAACGCGAGCACGTTGGACCGACCCGGCGTGCGGTATGGCTCGGTGGTGACGCAGGCGCGCCCGCCGTCGCTGCGCACGCGCATGGCGGCGGGGTTGGATCCGTACGCGCAGCTCACGCACACCATCTACGCGCTGACGTACGGGCAGACGCAGCGGATGCCGCTCACGGCGCTGCCGCTGCACACGCCCGCGCAAACCGCCGCGCTGGTGCAGGCCTATGGCGCGATGCCGGGGCCCACCGCGTGTGACGGCATCGTCCCCACGCGCTCGCAGGTCCACGGCCGGGTGCTGACGGCGGTGCGCGCGGACCACCTGGACGCGATTGGCCACTTCGACCAGCCCGCGCACCAGCCGCCGCACGTGGACTGGCTCATCTCCGGCTCCGGCTTCCGCAGGCCCCAGTTCGAGGCCACGTGGAAGACCATCGTCGACTTCCTGCTCGAGGACGAACCGCCCCGCGTCAAGGCGCCGTGA
- a CDS encoding FmdE family protein produces MAVRRLFPLVLMLSTGCAGSSAHHPPPAKIDPLARVAAVHGGAGPWAVMGYRMGVYALKQLDLPVGSFALEVFHHTPQKVQYACIADGAAAATGASVGKLNLSLVEVLGPEDVVTRFRNRDTGEALALRPSPRFAQRYLDVPREKLAEAGAEVLTLPDAEVFEVVTAP; encoded by the coding sequence ATGGCCGTGCGACGACTGTTCCCACTCGTCCTGATGTTGAGCACCGGCTGCGCCGGTTCCTCCGCGCATCATCCGCCTCCCGCGAAGATCGACCCGCTGGCGCGCGTGGCCGCGGTGCACGGCGGCGCGGGCCCCTGGGCCGTCATGGGCTACCGGATGGGCGTGTACGCGCTGAAGCAGCTCGACCTGCCCGTGGGCAGCTTCGCGCTGGAGGTCTTCCACCACACGCCGCAGAAGGTGCAGTACGCCTGCATCGCGGATGGCGCCGCCGCGGCCACCGGCGCCAGCGTGGGGAAGCTCAACCTCTCGCTGGTGGAGGTGCTCGGACCGGAGGACGTCGTCACGCGCTTCCGCAACCGCGACACGGGCGAAGCCCTGGCGCTCCGCCCCTCGCCGCGCTTCGCCCAGCGCTACCTCGACGTGCCCCGCGAGAAGCTGGCGGAGGCCGGCGCCGAGGTGCTGACGCTGCCGGACGCGGAGGTCTTCGAGGTCGTCACGGCGCCTTGA